The window TGCGGAAATGATAATCGCAGGCCCTTCCATGGTGTTCAACGCCGTTGATTCATGTGTCTTCTGCGTGAAGCGCAGGTTAGGCAGATCAAGCGGGTCTTCGCCGGACTCGATGATCTTTTGCAAATCATCATCCATATATTTTGGATGCTTGCGGAAAATTTCCGTAGCACGGATGGCCAGAGGACTGTCCAGATAAATGGGCATATCCTTGGGCATCTTGCCTTCTTTTTCCAGCAGATAGAGCGTGTAGAGCACTTCCTGTGTACGTTCCACGGCAAATGCGGGAATGATGACCTTTTCACCGTGCCCGTAACTGTAGGCAATGGCTTCGGCCAGTTCCACACGGCTGGTGTTGCTATCCTTGTGATTGCGGTCGCCGTAGGTGGATTCGAGGAAAAGGTAATCGGCAATACCGGGCTGATCGGGATCATTCACCATCAGCTGATTGGGACGCCCGAGGTCGCCGGAGAAAATCATGCGCGTGCTGTCGCCGTTTTCCTTCACATGCACTTCAAGAAAGGCGGAACCGAGAATGTGTCCGGCGTCACGGTAGGTGACTTTAACGCCGGGGCAGGGTTCGAAGGACTTATTGTATTCCACCGTTTCAAAAAAACGGGAAACACGGGCAGCATCATCCTGCGTATAAAGCGGCTCAACGGGCTTTTTGCCCTTTCGGCTCTGCTTCTTGGTATTCCAGTCCGCTTCCATCTCCTGAATATGCGCGCTGTCCTGCAGCATAATTTCCAGAAGATCGCGGGTAGGCTCGGTGCAATACACCTTACCCTTGAAGCCCATGCGCGCCATGCGGGGCAGCAGGCCGGTGTGATCTATGTGAGCATGCGTTACCAGAAAGAAATCTACCCTCTCCGGTGCATATATATCAGTGTCAACGTTACGTTTTTCAATTTCCTTGTTGCCCTGATGCATACCGCAGTCAATGGCAAATCGCGCGTCGCCAGCCTCAATCATGTAGCAGGAGCCAGTAACAGTCTGTGCAGCTCCGAGAAACTGTATCTTCATGCACGTCTCACAGTAACAGGTTGGACAGTCGGGTTACTCCAGCATCGCAAATGGAGTTCACTATGGCTGCAGATTCCCCCAAGCGCAAGCAATTTCCACCCGTTGCGCCCGTTGCCGGAAACCCCTATACTTGTCGTGCGATCATGCTCTTACACCCTGTTCCGCCCATTCGCAGCAATCATTCGAGCACCTACAGGAGCCAATATGCCATCGTCCAAGCAGTATGTCATAGACAGTCTTTCCATCAAGGAATCGTGGCGACTCTTCAAGATCATGTCCGAACTGGTCGACGGATTCGAAACCCTGAGCGAACTTGAACAGTGCGTTTCCATTTTCGGCTCTGCCCGCGTCGCCCCGGACTCTCCGCTCTACAAGGAGACGGAAACGCTGGCCCGCATGCTTGTGGAAGCCGGTTACGGCGTCATCACCGGTGGCGGCCCCGGCCTCATGGAAGCAGGCAACAAGGGCGCCGCATCCGTGAATGGCACCTCCGTGGGCCTGCACATTCACCTGCCCATGGAACAGCACACCAACAACTACATGAACGTGCGCTGCAACTTCCGCTACTTCTTCGTACGCAAACTGATGTTCATCAAGTATGCCATGGCCTACGTGGTCATGCCCGGCGGCATCGGCACCCTTGACGAACTGACGGAAGCCTTTGTTCTCACCCAGACCAACCGCATAAAGCCCTTCCCCATCATCCTCTACAAGAGCGAATTCTGGAGCGGCCTGCTGGACTGGGTGAGGGACCAGATGGTCAGCGGCGGCTACATCAGTGAAAAGGAACTGGATCTGATCACCATCATGGACACTCCCGAAGAGGTGGTCGCCCACATCAAAAAGCACGTCATCATCTAACCGCATGACCACACGCAGGGAATTGGAACACCGCTTTTCGGAGCTCACCACGCTTCCTCAGGGATGGGATTCATGGGAAGCCCTGATGCGCCTCGCCATGGAGGAAGCCGACATGGCGGAAGCACTGGGCGAAGTGCCCGTGGGAGCTGTGCTGGTAGCGCCGGACGGCAGTGTCATTGCCAAGGGACACAACAGAACCATCACCGCCAACGACCCGACAGCGCACGCAGAGATTCTCGCCCTGCGCAGTGCTGCGACTGCCATGCAAAACTATCGGGTGGAAGATGCCGTGCTGGTGGTAACGCTGGAACCCTGTCTCATGTGTACCGGCGCCATGGTTCATGCGCGCGTCAGAGGCATTGTCTACGGCACCACCGACCCCAAGACCGGAGTGCTTTCCTCGCAGATGGCGGCACTGGAACTCCCCTTCCACAACCACGCCATCTGGCACAAGGGCGGTGTGCTGGCGGATGAATGCAGCGCGCAACTCTCGGCCTTTTTCAAAAGGCGACGAGAGGAACACCGGCAGCGCAAAAGCGAAATAGTCACAGAATGAACCAACGCC is drawn from Desulfovibrio mangrovi and contains these coding sequences:
- a CDS encoding TIGR00730 family Rossman fold protein, whose amino-acid sequence is MPSSKQYVIDSLSIKESWRLFKIMSELVDGFETLSELEQCVSIFGSARVAPDSPLYKETETLARMLVEAGYGVITGGGPGLMEAGNKGAASVNGTSVGLHIHLPMEQHTNNYMNVRCNFRYFFVRKLMFIKYAMAYVVMPGGIGTLDELTEAFVLTQTNRIKPFPIILYKSEFWSGLLDWVRDQMVSGGYISEKELDLITIMDTPEEVVAHIKKHVII
- a CDS encoding MBL fold metallo-hydrolase RNA specificity domain-containing protein gives rise to the protein MKIQFLGAAQTVTGSCYMIEAGDARFAIDCGMHQGNKEIEKRNVDTDIYAPERVDFFLVTHAHIDHTGLLPRMARMGFKGKVYCTEPTRDLLEIMLQDSAHIQEMEADWNTKKQSRKGKKPVEPLYTQDDAARVSRFFETVEYNKSFEPCPGVKVTYRDAGHILGSAFLEVHVKENGDSTRMIFSGDLGRPNQLMVNDPDQPGIADYLFLESTYGDRNHKDSNTSRVELAEAIAYSYGHGEKVIIPAFAVERTQEVLYTLYLLEKEGKMPKDMPIYLDSPLAIRATEIFRKHPKYMDDDLQKIIESGEDPLDLPNLRFTQKTHESTALNTMEGPAIIISASGMCNAGRVKHHLRHNIWKEGASIVFVGYQGQGTPGRKIVDGAETVRLFNEDVAIRAKVFTIGGFSGHAGQSQILDWVKNIARPEMEVFLVHGEELSQQTLGGLLEEQFNLTVHIPDYLEELTLKPGRIVEAVVDKLRAQPRVDWMFLIGETEAKMAQLRKRLERVEEKDWMEQVEIRDRLVELNSEILSFLSQV
- the tadA gene encoding tRNA adenosine(34) deaminase TadA, with product MTTRRELEHRFSELTTLPQGWDSWEALMRLAMEEADMAEALGEVPVGAVLVAPDGSVIAKGHNRTITANDPTAHAEILALRSAATAMQNYRVEDAVLVVTLEPCLMCTGAMVHARVRGIVYGTTDPKTGVLSSQMAALELPFHNHAIWHKGGVLADECSAQLSAFFKRRREEHRQRKSEIVTE